The Sinomicrobium kalidii genome contains a region encoding:
- a CDS encoding DUF3863 domain-containing protein: MNCKLRKVKLRKFLMVFGWVMMITGTVKAHERDFPVNNAGDSLYGHRFVTLCIMIRTSPWEVSRDVKLHPRDESDWHTLEGVRALREAFAKNNPDGRLTWGFTLNALEDPRENYKQIREYVVQCQKKFGDEVTYFPGYFPAMYLPRERINREMSEAIKGISDMVGNGYRPQSVIGGFLSADNLKYLAEEEDIHVAHATIWSQHNIDGGGADGSPSYPFYPSAEHFCKPAQGKNDFVDCVNLDGWTMDFICARRSGAMGHGIEGYNSRRGVGPIETYKGWGLDLGHREVMHTQSIHFDRGFELNGFGWVTNIWEAQLVHEFGQEFITRAMEKWVSDTKKHWPDTRFVSFGEFGNLWREAHKTNDDWDYRFEERGSGLGDSYNNLEIKWYMNKEFRLALLRDWHKRSDPYKVIDFTRYDIPAREPGDPSPGNPVKDWSLMNVINQKGLRSQDTPRLLEELAPDDQKLIGKHYPELFDD; the protein is encoded by the coding sequence ATGAATTGTAAATTACGGAAAGTAAAGTTGCGGAAGTTCCTTATGGTATTCGGGTGGGTTATGATGATAACCGGCACGGTAAAAGCACATGAACGGGATTTTCCTGTCAACAATGCGGGAGATAGTCTTTACGGCCACCGCTTTGTAACCTTGTGTATCATGATACGGACAAGTCCCTGGGAAGTCTCCAGGGATGTTAAACTACATCCCAGGGATGAATCGGACTGGCATACCCTTGAAGGGGTAAGAGCCCTGCGGGAGGCTTTTGCCAAAAACAATCCGGATGGACGTTTGACCTGGGGGTTTACACTTAACGCCCTGGAAGACCCGCGGGAAAACTATAAACAGATCAGGGAATACGTCGTTCAATGTCAAAAGAAGTTCGGCGATGAAGTCACATATTTCCCTGGATATTTCCCGGCCATGTACCTGCCCAGAGAACGCATAAACCGTGAGATGTCAGAAGCCATAAAAGGTATTAGCGATATGGTAGGCAACGGTTACAGGCCCCAATCCGTGATCGGTGGTTTTTTGTCTGCCGATAACCTGAAATACCTGGCCGAAGAGGAAGATATTCACGTGGCCCATGCTACCATCTGGAGCCAGCACAATATAGACGGAGGCGGAGCAGACGGTTCACCTTCTTACCCTTTTTATCCTTCTGCCGAGCACTTTTGTAAACCCGCCCAGGGGAAGAATGATTTTGTAGACTGTGTGAACCTGGACGGCTGGACGATGGATTTTATCTGTGCCCGTCGCAGTGGTGCCATGGGGCATGGTATCGAGGGATATAACAGCAGGAGAGGCGTCGGTCCTATTGAGACCTATAAAGGGTGGGGGCTCGACCTGGGACATCGTGAAGTGATGCATACCCAATCCATCCATTTTGACAGGGGCTTCGAACTGAATGGTTTCGGATGGGTGACCAATATCTGGGAAGCCCAGCTGGTACATGAGTTTGGTCAGGAGTTTATAACCAGGGCCATGGAAAAGTGGGTAAGCGATACCAAAAAGCACTGGCCGGATACACGCTTTGTTTCTTTCGGGGAATTCGGTAATCTCTGGCGGGAAGCACATAAAACCAATGATGATTGGGACTACAGGTTTGAGGAAAGAGGCTCCGGCCTGGGAGATTCGTATAATAACCTGGAGATCAAATGGTATATGAATAAGGAGTTTCGTCTGGCCCTCCTGCGCGATTGGCATAAAAGATCTGATCCGTATAAGGTCATCGATTTTACCCGTTATGATATTCCTGCCCGGGAACCGGGGGATCCGTCGCCGGGAAATCCGGTAAAAGACTGGAGTTTAATGAATGTGATCAATCAGAAAGGCTTACGTTCGCAGGATACTCCCCGCTTACTTGAAGAACTGGCACCGGATGACCAGAAGTTGATCGGGAAACACTATCCGGAACTGTTTGATGACTAA
- a CDS encoding calcineurin-like phosphoesterase C-terminal domain-containing protein: MQAVSGLLMTVMCWGSLMAQTATGFVYIDKNENGKRDRNEKGVPDVSVSNGIEVVKTDSRGKYKLPVGDDNILFVVKPSGYGVPVDDNMLPRFYYIHKPKGSPQEMKYPGVAPTGRLPKKVNFGLIPQKEPNKFRVLVFGDPQVYSQQDIDWFRKGILEEVKEVKHVSFGISLGDLVGDNLHLFDDYIKEMKTLGIPWYNMVGNHDLNFDTGTDKFSDESYEARFGPANYAFEYGKVHFIVLDDILVPDPRKGSGYWGGLRPDQLEFVKNDLAHTDPDKLIVLAYHIPMGGRGFREADRIELFRHLKDHPNVLMMSGHTHLQRQNFYDQEDGWLHEGKVHEYNAGTASGDWYSGELDDNNVPYATMRDGTEKGYAFLNLDGNTYTIDYKVAGKPEDYRMSVFAPKVVGYRRDTTFDVYVNFFMGAEDSKVEYRIGDGSWTIMKRIPSFDPLYYESYRRWDYIDELVPGRRPSGPVTSSHLWKGEITTELPIGASTLYIRATDLFGRVFTAEKSIRVAQPKPLPEVK; encoded by the coding sequence ATGCAAGCTGTTTCAGGGTTGCTTATGACCGTAATGTGCTGGGGCAGTCTGATGGCCCAGACGGCAACGGGCTTTGTGTATATCGATAAAAATGAAAACGGGAAGAGGGACCGTAACGAAAAAGGGGTTCCGGATGTCTCGGTAAGTAATGGTATAGAAGTCGTAAAAACCGACTCCAGAGGAAAGTATAAACTCCCCGTCGGTGATGATAATATTTTGTTTGTCGTAAAACCGTCAGGCTATGGAGTTCCCGTTGATGATAATATGCTTCCCCGGTTTTACTATATACACAAACCCAAAGGATCTCCGCAGGAGATGAAATACCCGGGGGTTGCTCCCACGGGAAGATTACCGAAAAAAGTGAATTTCGGTTTGATACCGCAAAAGGAACCAAACAAATTCCGGGTGCTGGTATTCGGTGATCCCCAGGTGTATTCCCAACAGGATATCGACTGGTTCCGAAAGGGGATACTGGAAGAAGTAAAGGAGGTAAAGCATGTATCTTTTGGAATCAGTCTGGGGGATCTTGTGGGTGACAATCTCCACCTGTTTGACGATTATATTAAAGAAATGAAAACGTTGGGCATTCCGTGGTACAATATGGTGGGGAATCACGATCTGAATTTCGATACCGGTACGGATAAGTTTTCGGATGAAAGTTATGAAGCCCGTTTTGGGCCGGCCAATTATGCCTTTGAGTACGGAAAAGTACATTTTATAGTGCTTGACGATATCCTGGTTCCCGATCCCCGGAAAGGCAGCGGGTATTGGGGAGGTTTACGTCCGGATCAGCTGGAATTTGTAAAAAATGACCTGGCACATACCGATCCTGATAAACTTATTGTTTTGGCCTATCATATCCCTATGGGAGGGCGGGGATTCCGCGAAGCGGACAGGATAGAACTTTTCAGGCATTTGAAAGATCACCCCAATGTCCTTATGATGTCGGGACATACCCATTTACAACGGCAGAATTTTTACGACCAGGAAGATGGCTGGCTTCACGAGGGTAAGGTGCATGAATACAATGCCGGAACGGCCTCGGGCGACTGGTATTCCGGAGAACTGGATGATAATAATGTTCCTTATGCCACGATGAGGGACGGTACGGAAAAGGGGTATGCTTTTCTGAATCTGGATGGAAATACCTATACCATAGACTATAAAGTAGCCGGGAAACCTGAGGACTACCGGATGAGTGTTTTTGCTCCGAAGGTAGTAGGATACCGCAGGGATACTACATTTGATGTCTATGTAAACTTTTTTATGGGGGCAGAAGACAGTAAGGTGGAGTACCGCATTGGTGACGGTTCCTGGACCATCATGAAACGTATCCCCTCTTTTGATCCGCTGTATTACGAGTCTTACCGTCGTTGGGATTATATTGATGAGCTGGTGCCCGGCAGGCGTCCGTCAGGCCCGGTAACGTCCTCTCACTTGTGGAAAGGGGAGATCACCACGGAATTGCCGATAGGAGCATCTACCCTGTATATAAGAGCAACCGATCTTTTCGGGCGTGTTTTTACTGCGGAAAAATCAATCCGGGTAGCACAGCCCAAACCTCTGCCTGAAGTGAAATAA
- a CDS encoding helix-turn-helix domain-containing protein, whose protein sequence is MTLLIFSSYLFYRITNIIKAEKARNTLKLDEGWLNQIKGVSYVLTLLFICFNCYKLIFDFKVEWFSNILKLSTSVYFFWLCFRGVSELRIKEERHEITRKLKSASNDSIKQFFSEPGRTSRGNEQEYLKEIDHLLNSDKVYRKSDLSRELFAERIGISPGYLSEIINTNYNQNFSSLINSYRIKEAMALLQDPEFSKYSIVSVAYEVGFNSKSAFYKAFKKETGTTPSDYLSQPMKKVVTDTSF, encoded by the coding sequence ATGACATTATTAATATTCTCGTCCTATCTTTTCTACAGGATTACCAACATAATTAAGGCAGAGAAAGCCCGGAATACTTTAAAACTTGACGAAGGCTGGTTAAATCAGATCAAAGGGGTCAGTTATGTATTAACACTATTGTTTATTTGCTTTAATTGTTATAAATTGATCTTTGATTTTAAAGTCGAATGGTTTTCCAATATTCTAAAATTATCCACCTCCGTTTATTTTTTCTGGCTTTGTTTCAGAGGGGTTTCAGAACTGAGAATTAAGGAAGAAAGACATGAAATTACCCGAAAACTGAAATCTGCTTCAAATGACTCCATAAAGCAGTTTTTTTCTGAACCAGGTAGAACCAGCAGGGGAAATGAACAGGAATATTTAAAAGAAATTGACCATTTACTGAATTCAGATAAGGTATATCGAAAGTCGGATTTGAGCAGAGAACTTTTTGCCGAAAGGATCGGGATTAGCCCGGGATACTTATCTGAAATCATAAATACCAATTATAATCAAAACTTTAGCAGTCTAATTAATAGTTACCGGATCAAAGAAGCTATGGCATTATTACAGGATCCGGAATTTTCAAAATACAGTATTGTTTCCGTTGCTTATGAAGTTGGCTTTAATTCCAAGTCGGCCTTTTATAAAGCATTTAAAAAGGAAACGGGAACTACACCTTCTGACTACCTGTCACAACCCATGAAAAAAGTGGTGACTGATACAAGTTTCTGA
- a CDS encoding TolC family protein produces the protein MTYYHKLFTKPEKGGMFLLLLLVYISSFAQNKTIQAYIEEGLNNNIALQNKELNLKEAHYRLEVAKGMFYPTLAFKSDYTYSSGGRAFTFPIGDMLNPVYNSLNELTQSNDFQNIPNASFNLNANDFYNHRLSLTVPLIDKEIFIQKKLRKESISRQEAEVLVYKRKLVRDIKEAYYNIIKADHQIKTLQQADTLLRDNYKNTLSKVKNGTVLKGKALQIHTQINDNSTALEKAQNDFENACAYLNFLTNRPLTRTIRMDTSGFSYTSDNTLFREYSISNRPELQSLQSQIAQAEYDIKINKSAFLPTIHTSLDLGYQNSYFKFEPEDQYLQGMVSLKWDLFTGFRNKNNVRISQVKVEQLQNELSQAEKQYQLDIKNVLRDLESAATKLENTRQNVEDLKKYYREVKARYDQGIVLLIELNDAFQQLIDQQLGHEQAKTDVLFKQAALEQITASYPF, from the coding sequence ATGACATATTACCATAAACTTTTTACAAAGCCTGAAAAAGGAGGGATGTTTTTGTTACTCCTCTTGGTATACATTTCTTCTTTTGCACAAAACAAAACTATTCAGGCTTATATTGAAGAAGGTCTGAACAATAATATTGCTTTACAGAATAAAGAATTAAACCTGAAAGAAGCACATTACCGTTTAGAAGTAGCTAAAGGGATGTTCTATCCCACACTTGCCTTTAAAAGCGACTACACCTATAGTTCCGGGGGGAGGGCATTTACATTTCCTATAGGCGATATGCTTAACCCCGTTTATAATTCGTTAAATGAACTAACGCAATCCAATGACTTTCAGAATATACCCAATGCGTCTTTTAATTTAAACGCTAATGATTTTTATAATCACAGGCTTTCCCTGACCGTTCCGCTTATAGATAAGGAAATATTTATACAGAAGAAATTAAGGAAGGAAAGTATCTCCCGGCAAGAGGCAGAAGTACTTGTCTATAAAAGAAAATTAGTGAGGGATATTAAGGAGGCTTATTACAATATCATAAAAGCGGATCATCAAATAAAAACACTTCAACAGGCAGATACACTCCTTCGGGATAACTACAAAAACACGTTATCAAAGGTAAAGAACGGTACGGTCCTTAAAGGTAAAGCGCTGCAAATACACACCCAGATAAATGATAACAGTACGGCGCTCGAAAAAGCACAAAACGATTTTGAGAATGCCTGTGCCTATTTGAATTTCCTTACCAACCGGCCCTTGACCAGGACCATCCGCATGGATACCAGCGGATTTTCATATACTTCTGACAATACATTATTCCGGGAATACAGCATTTCCAACAGGCCGGAACTGCAATCTTTACAAAGTCAGATTGCGCAAGCCGAATACGATATAAAAATCAACAAATCGGCATTCCTTCCAACGATCCATACTTCTCTTGATCTGGGGTATCAAAACAGCTATTTCAAATTTGAACCCGAAGACCAGTATTTACAGGGAATGGTTTCTTTAAAATGGGATCTGTTTACAGGATTTCGCAATAAAAATAATGTGCGTATAAGCCAGGTAAAAGTTGAGCAGCTACAAAATGAACTTTCCCAGGCCGAAAAACAATACCAGCTAGATATAAAAAATGTACTGCGTGATCTGGAAAGCGCAGCAACCAAACTGGAAAACACCCGGCAAAATGTAGAAGATCTCAAAAAATATTACAGGGAAGTAAAGGCTCGCTATGACCAGGGGATTGTGCTTTTAATTGAACTGAACGATGCTTTTCAGCAATTGATTGATCAGCAATTAGGGCATGAACAAGCAAAAACTGATGTGTTGTTCAAACAAGCGGCTCTTGAACAAATAACCGCATCCTATCCATTTTAA
- a CDS encoding efflux RND transporter periplasmic adaptor subunit: MKIFKIIFCSSLLSVVLSCQDQKKPTSETEVIPIKTTKVVTKNYASPILSSGVISSEVETNLSFKTAGYIDGLYAKEGEAIKKGQLLATINPTEINARLATAKSDYEMAAHDFERIKNLYEEGAATREEFDQKKANLNSNLQHYNIAKFNRKYTSVYANTSGTVMNRFVNEGEFVSAGTSVYRISSTDKSDWVIELGISDKDWTKVKVGDTATVTIDAYKQVAFKAFVSEVGSAADPSTGTFKIKLKIDPGHHKLVSGLVASVKIFPSQTTKLQFIPSISLTEANGYDGSVYIPKGDKKTVEKRKVKIAFIDKHQVAISAGLEDAGEVVTDGASYLSPDARIIIKNSNP, translated from the coding sequence ATGAAAATATTTAAAATCATATTCTGCTCAAGTCTGTTAAGCGTGGTTTTATCGTGTCAAGATCAGAAAAAACCTACTTCTGAAACCGAAGTTATTCCTATAAAAACTACTAAAGTAGTTACAAAAAACTATGCATCCCCCATTTTATCAAGCGGTGTTATTTCCTCTGAAGTAGAAACGAACCTCTCTTTTAAGACGGCGGGATATATAGATGGGTTATATGCAAAGGAAGGGGAAGCCATAAAAAAGGGACAATTGCTGGCTACTATTAACCCGACAGAAATTAATGCCCGATTGGCGACTGCAAAAAGTGATTACGAAATGGCAGCACATGATTTTGAAAGAATAAAAAACCTTTATGAAGAAGGCGCGGCGACCCGGGAAGAATTCGATCAGAAAAAGGCCAACCTGAACAGTAACCTGCAACACTATAACATTGCAAAATTCAACCGGAAATACACCTCCGTTTATGCCAATACTTCGGGTACTGTGATGAACAGGTTTGTGAATGAAGGCGAATTTGTTTCGGCGGGAACTTCAGTTTACCGGATAAGTTCAACAGATAAAAGCGATTGGGTTATAGAGCTCGGCATTTCAGATAAAGACTGGACAAAAGTTAAGGTTGGTGACACCGCTACAGTTACCATAGATGCTTATAAACAGGTAGCATTTAAAGCATTTGTTTCGGAAGTGGGCAGTGCGGCAGATCCTTCTACCGGAACTTTCAAGATCAAGTTAAAAATTGACCCCGGTCATCATAAACTTGTCAGTGGTTTGGTCGCTTCCGTTAAAATATTCCCTTCTCAAACCACAAAACTACAGTTTATCCCCAGTATTTCCCTTACGGAAGCTAACGGCTATGACGGTAGTGTTTATATCCCTAAAGGAGATAAAAAAACAGTTGAAAAACGAAAAGTAAAAATTGCCTTTATCGATAAACACCAGGTTGCTATATCCGCCGGCCTTGAAGATGCCGGAGAAGTGGTGACAGACGGGGCTTCCTACCTCAGTCCCGATGCCCGGATAATTATAAAAAACAGTAATCCATAA
- a CDS encoding efflux RND transporter permease subunit translates to MKIVDFSVKNYQFTIIICLLAGCLGLNSFLNMPRGEDPVINSPSFSITAIYPGTSPQDMEKLIVKPLEEKINGLDDVQKITSDINDGVSKTSVKFEYGVNVDEKYNEVIREVNSSRDQLPDDLQELKINRSDPSNVNTYQIALVSETASYKELYDRGDALKTQIEKVGAVKRVELLAYPSQQIQVNINPVKLAENTISVDQITEAISGEAANLPAGSLHSGDKKYNVQTSGDYQDLNEIRNTIISASGSNILFLKDIATVRSGYEKENYLGRYNGKRCIYIAVSEKRRTNIIKDYDKIAPIIADFSKTLPGHITLENNFIQANDVKHRLDHFFRDFAIAIILVIFTLTPLGWRASLVVMISIPLSIAIGLFLLDFLGYTINQLTIVGLIVALGILVDDSIVVIENIERYLRNGYSPYKAAIEATHQIGVAILGCTAILIVSFMPLVFLPDTSGEFIRSMPMAVITTVLASLFVSLTIVPFLASLLLKKHEHEGGNLILRKLQKGINKVYSPILHLALSRPYATILIAVALFAGSIALVNVVGFSLFPKSEKPMFLINIETPLGTNLYKTEEITGNIESEVLKDKRIKAVHTNIGKGNPRIYYNVDTHETAENFAQLFIRTAVMDFEELEATIEKFRGKFNNYPGARIEVKQFEQGPGVEAPIAIRIFGDNLDSLRVYSEKVENVIKQTEGIIYPNNLLQTYQTDLKIAINKDKAALLGIPVNTIDRMVRMAISGLDVADYKDEKGDNYKINLSIMDANRTPDPDILKELYIKTPSNESVPLNHLADLEYKTSVPLIKRYDKNRYALVTSNVKNGYNIQEVTHEILEKIQQIDLPEGYRFMAAGELESSQESFAGIGTIILITVFGFIAILILEFGTFKSTLIVLSVIPLGIVGAVGILFITGNTLSFMATIGIIALAGIEVKNSILLVDFTNQLREQGMGIDEAIELAGETRFLPIILTSCTAILGLSPLVLENSPFYSPLAWVIIGGLISSTILTRLVTPVVYKLIAPAVTLHKTSDKN, encoded by the coding sequence ATGAAAATAGTTGATTTTTCAGTTAAAAACTATCAGTTCACCATTATTATCTGTTTGCTTGCGGGCTGCTTAGGATTGAATTCTTTCTTAAATATGCCCAGGGGTGAAGACCCGGTGATCAATTCTCCGTCCTTTTCCATTACTGCCATTTATCCCGGTACGAGCCCGCAGGATATGGAAAAACTCATTGTAAAACCTTTGGAAGAAAAAATAAATGGTTTGGACGATGTTCAAAAAATAACATCCGATATCAATGACGGGGTGTCAAAGACTTCAGTGAAATTTGAATACGGAGTAAATGTTGATGAAAAGTACAACGAAGTCATACGGGAGGTAAACAGCTCAAGAGATCAGTTGCCTGACGACTTACAGGAACTTAAAATTAACAGATCAGACCCATCAAATGTAAATACGTATCAAATTGCCCTGGTCAGTGAAACGGCTTCCTATAAAGAATTGTATGACCGGGGCGATGCATTGAAAACGCAAATAGAAAAAGTCGGGGCCGTTAAACGGGTTGAGTTACTGGCTTATCCTTCGCAACAGATTCAAGTAAATATTAACCCCGTAAAGCTGGCAGAAAATACTATTTCTGTAGACCAGATCACGGAAGCTATTAGCGGGGAAGCTGCAAACCTTCCGGCAGGAAGCCTGCATTCCGGCGATAAAAAATATAATGTACAGACCAGCGGAGATTACCAGGACCTGAACGAAATCAGGAATACGATTATAAGCGCTTCGGGGAGCAATATTTTGTTTCTTAAAGATATAGCTACCGTTCGGTCCGGGTATGAAAAGGAGAACTACTTAGGCCGTTACAATGGTAAGCGATGTATATACATAGCCGTAAGCGAAAAGCGCAGGACCAATATTATAAAGGATTATGATAAAATTGCTCCTATTATAGCTGATTTTTCGAAAACCCTGCCCGGCCATATCACATTAGAAAATAATTTTATTCAGGCAAATGATGTAAAACACCGGCTAGACCATTTCTTCAGGGACTTTGCCATCGCTATTATTTTGGTCATTTTCACCTTAACACCGCTTGGCTGGCGGGCATCGTTGGTGGTGATGATCTCCATTCCCCTTTCCATAGCCATCGGCCTTTTTCTTTTGGATTTTTTAGGATATACCATTAACCAGTTGACTATTGTAGGCTTGATCGTAGCGCTGGGCATACTGGTTGACGATAGTATCGTGGTCATTGAAAATATTGAACGTTATTTAAGAAACGGGTATTCCCCGTATAAGGCCGCTATTGAAGCCACCCATCAAATCGGGGTGGCAATCTTAGGGTGTACCGCTATTCTTATCGTGTCTTTTATGCCTTTGGTGTTTTTACCGGATACCTCGGGAGAATTTATAAGAAGTATGCCCATGGCCGTCATTACTACGGTATTGGCTTCCCTCTTCGTATCGCTGACTATAGTTCCGTTTTTAGCCAGTTTATTATTGAAAAAACATGAACATGAAGGGGGAAATCTTATTTTAAGAAAGCTGCAAAAGGGCATCAATAAAGTTTATAGCCCCATCTTACACCTTGCATTATCACGCCCATACGCTACTATTTTAATTGCTGTAGCTCTATTTGCCGGAAGTATTGCCCTGGTGAATGTGGTTGGGTTCAGCCTTTTTCCCAAGTCTGAAAAGCCCATGTTCCTGATCAATATAGAAACCCCTTTAGGAACCAACCTCTATAAAACAGAAGAGATCACCGGAAATATCGAAAGTGAAGTTTTAAAAGACAAAAGGATAAAAGCCGTCCATACGAATATCGGGAAAGGAAACCCGAGGATCTATTATAACGTGGACACCCACGAAACCGCTGAAAATTTTGCCCAGTTATTTATCCGTACAGCGGTAATGGATTTTGAAGAGCTGGAAGCCACCATTGAAAAGTTCAGGGGGAAATTTAACAATTATCCCGGGGCCAGAATTGAAGTCAAACAATTTGAACAAGGCCCCGGCGTAGAAGCTCCCATAGCCATAAGGATATTCGGGGACAATCTGGATTCCCTGCGGGTGTATTCGGAAAAAGTTGAAAATGTCATTAAGCAAACGGAAGGCATAATTTATCCGAACAACTTACTGCAGACGTACCAGACAGATTTAAAGATAGCTATCAATAAGGACAAAGCCGCTTTACTGGGAATACCCGTAAACACGATAGACAGGATGGTCCGGATGGCCATAAGCGGCCTTGATGTCGCGGATTATAAAGATGAAAAAGGAGACAATTACAAAATCAACCTTTCCATTATGGATGCTAACAGAACTCCCGATCCGGATATTCTTAAGGAACTATATATAAAAACGCCTTCTAATGAGAGTGTCCCTTTAAATCACCTGGCAGATCTGGAATACAAAACTTCTGTTCCCCTGATTAAACGTTATGATAAAAACAGGTATGCATTAGTAACCAGCAATGTAAAGAACGGTTATAATATTCAGGAAGTAACCCACGAAATACTTGAAAAAATCCAACAGATAGATCTCCCGGAAGGGTATCGTTTTATGGCCGCCGGAGAATTGGAAAGCAGCCAGGAAAGCTTTGCAGGCATTGGGACCATCATCCTGATCACCGTTTTTGGTTTTATCGCCATTTTAATACTGGAATTCGGAACTTTTAAAAGTACGCTTATCGTATTATCTGTTATTCCATTGGGAATAGTAGGCGCTGTAGGCATATTATTTATTACCGGGAACACCCTTTCGTTTATGGCTACCATAGGCATAATAGCCTTAGCCGGAATAGAAGTTAAAAACTCCATTCTGTTGGTCGATTTTACCAACCAGCTCAGAGAACAGGGAATGGGCATTGACGAGGCTATCGAACTTGCAGGAGAAACCCGTTTTCTCCCTATTATTTTAACCTCGTGTACCGCCATATTGGGGCTTTCGCCCCTGGTACTGGAAAACTCCCCTTTTTATTCCCCGTTAGCCTGGGTTATTATAGGCGGGCTTATTAGTTCCACCATACTGACAAGGTTAGTCACTCCGGTGGTTTATAAGCTAATTGCCCCTGCTGTCACTTTACATAAAACATCCGATAAAAATTAA
- a CDS encoding DUF6268 family outer membrane beta-barrel protein: protein MKKIFFIVLLSSASVYAQESNDSVKKKVAKEITDKFPSTRFLDVQYEQFTPTDYTSELENTDLEEGTIQNQKRIKVALNVPIIKKKKYVISGSLRYKFDSFEFSDVENKLDPENSLFHDGQEDFHYFSTALNFTYFSKLFGKTFIYNGSITADGSDKGYERINAVLIGSLVLKRTEQTTITAGLLAQTKRTSIFPVLPVFSYEHKFQSSPWTLDVVLPKHAYFRRTLFGRDRLSLGLNFDGEVVFAYPNQPRFHDDYTYKRNEIKTGFIYEYKLSNKIFATFQGGVSTIFSGQLREINKVDEIITTTQNINGYFNVGISFNPF from the coding sequence ATGAAAAAGATCTTTTTTATAGTATTACTCTCATCGGCGTCTGTTTATGCCCAGGAATCTAATGATTCGGTTAAAAAAAAAGTGGCCAAAGAAATTACAGATAAATTCCCAAGTACTCGGTTTTTAGATGTGCAGTATGAGCAATTTACCCCTACTGATTATACTTCGGAATTAGAGAATACAGATTTGGAAGAAGGCACCATACAAAATCAAAAACGTATTAAGGTAGCTTTAAATGTTCCCATCATAAAAAAGAAAAAATACGTCATTAGCGGTTCTCTGCGCTATAAATTTGATTCTTTCGAATTTTCGGATGTGGAAAACAAGTTAGATCCGGAAAACAGCTTGTTTCACGACGGGCAGGAGGACTTTCATTATTTCAGTACCGCCTTAAATTTTACTTATTTCTCTAAGTTATTTGGAAAAACATTTATCTATAACGGTTCCATTACCGCTGATGGTTCCGATAAAGGATATGAACGGATAAATGCCGTACTCATAGGAAGCCTAGTGCTCAAACGCACAGAACAGACAACAATAACTGCCGGCTTACTGGCACAGACCAAAAGGACATCCATATTTCCGGTGTTACCTGTTTTTTCTTATGAGCATAAATTTCAAAGTTCTCCCTGGACCCTGGATGTAGTATTGCCCAAACATGCCTATTTCCGAAGAACTTTATTTGGTCGTGATCGATTGTCACTCGGTTTGAATTTTGATGGAGAAGTGGTATTTGCCTATCCGAACCAACCGCGTTTCCACGATGATTATACATACAAACGGAATGAAATAAAAACCGGGTTCATATATGAATATAAATTGAGTAACAAAATTTTCGCCACATTCCAGGGCGGAGTTTCAACCATTTTCAGTGGGCAATTACGGGAAATAAACAAGGTTGATGAAATTATTACGACTACACAAAACATCAATGGTTATTTTAATGTCGGTATTTCGTTTAATCCGTTTTAG
- a CDS encoding (2Fe-2S)-binding protein encodes MTKISFKINGEKVTVNAKPDTPVLWIIREHLGLTGTKYGCGRSICGACTVHLDGNPVRACVTPLSLIEGTDITTIEGLSDDGTHPLQEAWIDEQVPQCGYCQSGQIMQAAVLLKKNKNPNRKEIIDHMNGNLCRCGAYLRILKAIEAVAKKDNYE; translated from the coding sequence ATGACCAAAATATCATTCAAAATCAACGGAGAAAAGGTGACCGTAAATGCTAAACCCGATACCCCTGTTTTATGGATCATAAGGGAGCATTTGGGGTTGACCGGAACAAAATATGGTTGCGGAAGATCTATTTGTGGCGCATGTACTGTTCATCTGGATGGGAACCCTGTTCGCGCATGTGTTACACCGCTTTCCTTAATTGAGGGAACGGATATTACCACCATTGAAGGATTGTCCGATGACGGTACCCATCCGTTGCAGGAGGCATGGATTGATGAACAAGTGCCCCAATGTGGTTACTGCCAATCCGGGCAGATCATGCAGGCTGCTGTTCTACTTAAAAAAAATAAAAACCCGAACAGGAAAGAAATAATTGATCATATGAATGGAAACCTGTGCCGATGTGGTGCTTATTTAAGAATATTAAAGGCCATAGAAGCTGTGGCCAAAAAAGATAATTATGAATGA